The following coding sequences lie in one Quadrisphaera setariae genomic window:
- a CDS encoding STAS domain-containing protein: MAGPEQTQDGGDPGSVHVILGSRKTRVVLTGEVDAELGQDLLEASADAEASGLPVEVDVRSVTFMDSTGVAFLARLASRSPAKLVLIRPPDLVKFLIQVTSISQVLRVVEDDPGIDHTLPDGSDDGSDGPGGLVA, from the coding sequence GTGGCAGGTCCGGAGCAGACGCAGGACGGGGGCGACCCCGGGTCCGTCCACGTGATCCTCGGCAGTCGCAAGACGCGCGTGGTGCTGACCGGAGAGGTCGACGCCGAGCTCGGCCAGGACCTCCTGGAGGCCTCGGCCGACGCGGAGGCCTCGGGCCTCCCGGTGGAGGTCGACGTCCGCAGCGTGACGTTCATGGACTCCACGGGCGTGGCCTTCCTGGCCCGGCTGGCGTCCCGCAGCCCGGCCAAGCTCGTGCTGATCCGTCCGCCCGACCTGGTCAAGTTCCTCATCCAGGTCACGAGCATCAGCCAGGTCCTGCGCGTGGTCGAGGACGACCCGGGCATCGACCACACGCTGCCGGACGGCTCGGACGACGGCAGCGACGGCCCGGGCGGCCTCGTCGCCTGA
- a CDS encoding STAS domain-containing protein: protein MIEATVAGATLTVSAEGDLDLAERARFPELTARAAASDVDVVVVDLCSVEFVDSAGAAFLITLAETAKRSGARAVLRGADERVGFVLDLCGALDSYEVDAEHRCAPSTGPGPWRSPTA from the coding sequence GTGATCGAGGCGACCGTCGCGGGGGCGACGCTGACCGTCAGCGCCGAGGGCGACCTCGACCTCGCCGAGCGCGCGCGGTTCCCGGAGCTGACGGCCCGCGCCGCCGCGAGCGACGTCGACGTGGTGGTGGTGGACCTGTGCTCGGTGGAGTTCGTCGACTCCGCGGGCGCCGCGTTCCTCATCACGCTGGCGGAGACGGCCAAGCGCTCGGGCGCGCGCGCCGTGCTGCGCGGCGCGGACGAGCGGGTGGGCTTCGTGCTGGACCTGTGCGGCGCCCTCGACTCCTACGAGGTGGACGCGGAGCACCGCTGCGCGCCGTCGACGGGCCCGGGTCCGTGGCGCAGCCCCACCGCCTGA
- a CDS encoding DUF3151 domain-containing protein, whose amino-acid sequence MSSPMSLPTPGAPGSHGGAVPGPPPTLLPDDGPEATAAALLRDEVDPADVAAAHPAASLAWSVLATRAYAAGQVVEAYAYARTGYHRGLDALRKAGWRGAGPVPWHHEPNRGFLRSLAVLGRAAAAIGEDDEAERCTQFLSACDPDAADRLAGDLTPGAP is encoded by the coding sequence ATGTCCTCCCCGATGTCCCTGCCGACCCCGGGCGCCCCCGGGAGCCACGGCGGAGCCGTGCCGGGGCCGCCCCCCACGCTGCTCCCCGACGACGGGCCGGAGGCCACTGCCGCCGCGCTGCTGCGCGACGAGGTCGACCCCGCTGACGTCGCCGCGGCGCACCCCGCCGCGAGCCTCGCCTGGTCGGTGCTGGCCACCCGCGCCTACGCCGCCGGACAGGTGGTCGAGGCCTACGCCTACGCCCGCACCGGCTACCACCGCGGCCTGGACGCCCTGCGGAAGGCGGGCTGGCGCGGCGCCGGCCCGGTGCCGTGGCACCACGAGCCCAACCGCGGCTTCCTGCGGTCGCTGGCGGTGCTCGGCCGCGCCGCGGCCGCCATCGGCGAGGACGACGAGGCCGAGCGCTGCACGCAGTTCCTCAGCGCCTGCGACCCCGACGCCGCCGACCGGCTCGCTGGGGACCTCACGCCGGGCGCCCCGTGA
- a CDS encoding NAD(P)/FAD-dependent oxidoreductase, translating into MSTSSASAAGTSGPSGGRDGRPRVTVVGAGIAGVACAQALVAAGVQVRLLDRGRRLGGRLGVRRVELADGSQHLVDTGAAYFTVSDEDFAALASGWSTDGLAHPWTDTLSLLGPDGPRGSTTGPQRWSAPGGLRSLVDRLAEGLEVASGHGVRSVGVADGLPAVDGEAADAVVLAMPDPQAGRLLDVEASPGLASARRVLARPWDAVITVYATWERAWWPALDAGFVADDELVTLLADDGSRRGDGAPVLVAHTTADASRSALGEPESLVDPVLARLPHLLGVAPGDVPPPLTAAAHRWSFAAPQQAHDLPHLLTAVAGGLLGVCGDAWAATPSGKPRVEQAWRSGRDLGRELAERLA; encoded by the coding sequence GTGAGCACCTCGAGCGCGTCGGCCGCGGGGACGTCCGGGCCGTCGGGCGGTCGGGACGGGCGGCCCCGCGTCACCGTGGTCGGCGCCGGCATCGCGGGCGTGGCCTGCGCCCAGGCGCTGGTGGCCGCCGGCGTGCAGGTCCGCCTGCTCGACCGCGGGCGACGGCTCGGCGGGCGCCTGGGCGTGCGACGGGTCGAGCTCGCCGACGGCTCGCAGCACCTCGTCGACACCGGCGCCGCGTACTTCACCGTCTCCGACGAGGACTTCGCCGCGCTGGCCTCCGGGTGGAGCACCGACGGCCTGGCCCACCCGTGGACCGACACCCTCAGCCTGCTCGGACCCGACGGGCCGCGCGGCTCCACCACCGGGCCGCAGCGCTGGAGCGCTCCCGGTGGCCTGCGCTCGCTGGTCGACCGCCTCGCCGAGGGGCTGGAGGTGGCCTCGGGCCACGGCGTCCGCTCGGTCGGCGTGGCCGACGGGCTGCCCGCCGTCGACGGCGAGGCCGCCGACGCCGTGGTGCTCGCCATGCCCGACCCGCAGGCCGGGAGGCTGCTCGACGTGGAGGCCTCGCCCGGCCTGGCCTCCGCCCGCCGCGTGCTCGCCCGCCCGTGGGACGCCGTCATCACCGTCTACGCCACGTGGGAGCGCGCCTGGTGGCCCGCGCTCGACGCCGGCTTCGTGGCCGACGACGAGCTGGTCACCCTCCTCGCCGACGACGGCTCCCGCCGCGGTGACGGAGCCCCCGTGCTCGTCGCCCACACCACCGCCGACGCCTCCCGCAGCGCCCTCGGAGAGCCGGAGTCGCTCGTCGATCCCGTCCTCGCGCGCCTGCCCCACCTGCTGGGCGTGGCCCCGGGCGACGTGCCGCCGCCGCTCACCGCGGCCGCCCACCGCTGGTCGTTCGCCGCCCCCCAGCAGGCGCACGACCTGCCCCACCTGCTGACGGCCGTGGCCGGCGGGCTGCTCGGCGTCTGCGGCGACGCGTGGGCGGCCACCCCCAGCGGCAAGCCCCGGGTGGAGCAGGCCTGGCGCTCCGGGCGCGACCTCGGAAGGGAGCTTGCCGAGCGGCTGGCCTGA
- a CDS encoding diacylglycerol/lipid kinase family protein, with the protein MSSHETDRRPQAALAVVNASAGSARTPAARDALAVLEAALPPGGLEVARTGGPEDLRRAVAGLDGRRLVVLGGDGSVHAAISALHSLGGLGHVRAVGPIGVVPLGTGNDLARSLGLQVGAAALAARTALEGRPSPVELVVSLGEDDGEDGVVVNAVHAGIGVSAAKRAKTAKKVLRKLAYPAGALAAGVAARPWHLRVVVDGEEVHDGRSGVLLVAVNLGSTVGGGARLSPTATPHDGLVDVVVSAATGPLARAGFAAAMARGQHVERRDTATVRGADVLVEAVDGRPFEVNADGDLSQPRTRWRWRCAGDAWQVLVPR; encoded by the coding sequence GTGAGCAGCCACGAGACCGACCGGCGACCCCAGGCGGCACTCGCGGTGGTGAACGCCAGCGCCGGGTCCGCCCGGACCCCGGCCGCCCGCGACGCCCTCGCCGTGCTGGAGGCGGCGCTGCCGCCGGGCGGCCTGGAGGTGGCGCGCACGGGCGGTCCGGAGGACCTCCGCCGCGCCGTGGCCGGGCTGGACGGGCGCCGGCTGGTGGTGCTCGGCGGGGACGGCTCGGTGCACGCCGCCATCAGCGCCCTGCACTCCCTGGGCGGGCTGGGGCACGTCCGCGCCGTCGGGCCGATCGGCGTGGTGCCCCTGGGCACCGGCAACGACCTCGCGCGCAGCCTCGGGCTGCAGGTGGGCGCGGCGGCGCTGGCGGCGCGCACCGCCCTGGAGGGCCGCCCCTCACCGGTGGAGCTGGTGGTCTCGCTGGGCGAGGACGACGGCGAGGACGGCGTGGTGGTCAACGCCGTGCACGCCGGCATCGGCGTCTCGGCCGCCAAGCGCGCGAAGACCGCCAAGAAGGTGCTGCGCAAGCTGGCCTACCCCGCCGGGGCGCTGGCCGCCGGGGTCGCGGCGCGCCCGTGGCACCTGCGCGTGGTGGTGGACGGGGAGGAGGTGCACGACGGCCGCTCCGGCGTGCTGCTCGTGGCCGTGAACCTCGGCAGCACCGTGGGCGGCGGAGCGCGCCTGTCGCCCACCGCCACGCCGCACGACGGGCTGGTGGACGTGGTGGTCTCCGCCGCCACCGGACCGCTGGCGCGCGCCGGCTTCGCGGCGGCGATGGCCCGCGGCCAGCACGTCGAGCGCCGCGACACCGCCACGGTCCGCGGGGCCGACGTGCTGGTCGAGGCCGTGGACGGGCGCCCGTTCGAGGTCAACGCCGACGGCGACCTGTCGCAGCCGCGCACCCGATGGCGCTGGCGCTGCGCGGGGGACGCCTGGCAGGTGCTCGTCCCCCGCTGA
- a CDS encoding adenylosuccinate synthase, which translates to MPAIVLVGAQWGDEGKGKATDVLGSRVEAVVKFNGGNNAGHTVVVGDEKYALHLLPSGILTPGVTPVIGNGVVIDPSVLFEELEGLTARGVDCSKLIVSASAHLIAPYHRTVDRVTERFLGVRRIGTTGRGIGPAYADKVNRIGLRVQDLFDEKILAQKVEGALETRNQLLVKVFNRRAITVDEVVEELLSYAERLRPMVRDTGLELTRMLDAGQTVLFEGGQATMLDIDHGTYPFVTSSNATAGGACTGSGIPPNRVDRIVGVAKAYITRVGEGPFPTELHDEVGEGLRRAGGEFGTTTGRPRRTGWYDALIARYASRVNGLTDLVLTKLDVLTGYERIPVCTAYEVDGVKHTEIPLTQTDFHHAKPVYEEFEGWTEDISGAREFSDLPPAAQRYVLALEELSGVRISAVGVGPDRDQIIVRTDLLEG; encoded by the coding sequence ATGCCCGCGATCGTGCTCGTCGGTGCCCAGTGGGGGGACGAGGGCAAGGGCAAGGCCACCGACGTCCTCGGCTCCCGCGTCGAGGCCGTGGTCAAGTTCAACGGCGGCAACAACGCCGGCCACACCGTCGTCGTCGGCGACGAGAAGTACGCCCTGCACCTCCTCCCCTCCGGCATCCTCACGCCCGGGGTGACCCCTGTCATCGGCAACGGCGTGGTCATCGACCCGTCGGTGCTGTTCGAGGAGCTCGAGGGGCTGACGGCGCGCGGCGTCGACTGCTCCAAGCTCATCGTGTCGGCCAGCGCGCACCTCATCGCGCCCTACCACCGCACGGTCGACCGGGTCACCGAGCGCTTCCTCGGGGTGCGGCGCATCGGCACCACCGGCCGCGGCATCGGCCCGGCCTACGCGGACAAGGTGAACCGCATCGGCCTGCGCGTGCAGGACCTCTTCGACGAGAAGATCCTCGCCCAGAAGGTCGAGGGCGCCCTGGAGACCCGCAACCAGCTGCTGGTCAAGGTGTTCAACCGCCGCGCCATCACCGTCGACGAGGTCGTGGAGGAGCTGCTGTCCTACGCCGAGCGGCTGCGCCCGATGGTGCGCGACACCGGCCTGGAGCTGACGCGCATGCTCGACGCCGGGCAGACGGTGCTCTTCGAGGGCGGCCAGGCCACCATGCTCGACATCGACCACGGCACCTACCCGTTCGTGACGTCGTCCAACGCCACCGCGGGCGGCGCGTGCACCGGCTCGGGCATCCCGCCGAACCGCGTCGACAGGATCGTCGGGGTGGCCAAGGCCTACATCACGCGCGTGGGCGAGGGGCCCTTCCCCACCGAGCTGCACGACGAGGTCGGCGAGGGCCTGCGCCGCGCCGGCGGCGAGTTCGGCACCACCACGGGCCGCCCGCGCCGCACCGGCTGGTACGACGCGCTCATCGCGCGCTACGCCTCGCGGGTCAACGGCCTCACCGACCTCGTGCTGACCAAGCTCGACGTGCTCACCGGCTACGAGCGCATCCCGGTGTGCACCGCCTACGAGGTCGACGGTGTCAAGCACACCGAGATCCCCCTCACCCAGACCGACTTCCACCACGCGAAGCCGGTCTACGAGGAGTTCGAGGGCTGGACCGAGGACATCAGCGGCGCCCGCGAGTTCTCCGACCTGCCGCCGGCCGCCCAGCGCTACGTGCTGGCGCTGGAGGAGCTCTCCGGCGTGCGCATCAGCGCCGTGGGCGTCGGCCCCGACCGCGATCAGATCATCGTCCGCACCGACCTCCTGGAGGGCTGA
- a CDS encoding aspartate aminotransferase family protein, translating to MPSTAVPTTTTTSAAGSPSGGVVPASRPVDAAAVARTRELDSAHVFHSWSAQKLISPMVVTGAEGSWVYDGEGRPLLDFSSQLVFTNIGHAHPRVVSAIGEQAARLATVAPQHAVDVRGEAARLITSHLPGSRLNKVFFTTGGAEANENAVRAARQHTGRRKVLARYRSYHGNTQTAIHLTGDPRRWANDSGAEGVVHFFGPYLYRSVFHATSEAEECQRALEHLEQVIALEGPSTIAALVLESVPGTAGIMVPPQGYLAGVREITRRHGIVLVLDEVMAGFGRTGTWFGYDVHGDGERIDPDVVTIAKGVNSGYVPLGAVVLSDEVAATFDERAFPGGLTYSGHPLACAASVATIRAMEDEGVVEHARHLGEDVIGPALREVAERHDVVGEVRGTGVFWAVELVKSRETREPVVPAGATGAANAPMAAFTKACLSRGLLPFVNGSRTHVVPPCTTGDDEARWGLAQLDAALGEVFSA from the coding sequence ATGCCGAGCACCGCCGTCCCGACCACCACGACGACGAGCGCGGCAGGCTCGCCGTCGGGCGGCGTGGTGCCGGCGTCGCGTCCGGTGGACGCCGCCGCCGTCGCCCGCACCCGCGAGCTCGACAGCGCGCACGTCTTCCACTCGTGGTCGGCGCAGAAGCTCATCTCACCGATGGTGGTCACCGGTGCCGAGGGCTCCTGGGTGTACGACGGCGAGGGCCGGCCCCTGCTCGACTTCTCCAGCCAGCTGGTGTTCACCAACATCGGCCACGCGCACCCCAGGGTGGTCTCGGCGATCGGCGAGCAGGCCGCGAGGCTCGCCACCGTGGCCCCCCAGCACGCCGTGGACGTGCGCGGCGAGGCCGCCCGCCTCATCACCTCCCACCTGCCGGGGAGCCGCCTCAACAAGGTGTTCTTCACCACCGGCGGCGCCGAGGCCAACGAGAACGCCGTCCGCGCGGCCCGCCAGCACACCGGCCGCCGGAAGGTGCTGGCGCGCTACCGCAGCTACCACGGCAACACCCAGACGGCGATCCACCTCACCGGAGACCCGCGCCGCTGGGCCAACGACTCCGGGGCCGAGGGGGTCGTCCACTTCTTCGGGCCGTACCTGTACCGCTCGGTGTTCCACGCCACCAGCGAGGCCGAGGAGTGCCAGCGCGCGCTGGAGCACCTCGAGCAGGTCATCGCCCTGGAGGGACCCAGCACCATCGCGGCGCTCGTGCTGGAGTCCGTGCCGGGCACCGCGGGGATCATGGTGCCGCCGCAGGGCTACCTCGCCGGGGTGCGCGAGATCACCCGCCGCCACGGCATCGTGCTGGTCCTCGACGAGGTCATGGCCGGGTTCGGGCGCACGGGCACGTGGTTCGGGTACGACGTGCACGGCGACGGCGAGCGCATCGACCCCGACGTCGTGACCATCGCCAAGGGCGTCAACTCCGGCTACGTGCCGCTGGGCGCCGTCGTGCTGTCCGACGAGGTGGCCGCCACCTTCGACGAGCGCGCCTTCCCCGGCGGGCTCACCTACTCAGGCCACCCGCTGGCCTGCGCCGCGTCCGTGGCCACCATCCGCGCCATGGAGGACGAGGGCGTGGTGGAGCACGCCCGCCACCTCGGCGAGGACGTGATCGGCCCGGCGCTGCGGGAGGTCGCCGAGCGGCACGACGTCGTCGGCGAGGTCCGCGGCACCGGCGTGTTCTGGGCCGTGGAGCTGGTCAAGAGCCGCGAGACCCGCGAGCCCGTGGTGCCTGCCGGCGCCACCGGCGCGGCGAACGCCCCCATGGCCGCGTTCACGAAGGCGTGCCTGTCGCGCGGCCTGCTGCCGTTCGTCAACGGCAGCCGCACCCACGTGGTGCCCCCGTGCACGACGGGCGACGACGAGGCCCGCTGGGGGCTCGCCCAGCTCGACGCCGCCCTCGGAGAGGTGTTCAGCGCGTGA
- the purD gene encoding phosphoribosylamine--glycine ligase has translation MKVLVIGTGAREHALARSLASDEAVAAVWVAPGGPGPAAEPGVLGCLPVDPCDGDAVTALAQELGVDLVVVGPEAPLVAGVADAVRAAGIACFGPSAHAAELEGSKAFAKQVMAAAGVPTAMARVCSTVEEVAEALDLFGAPHVVKDDGLAAGKGVVVTSSREEALEHAAACLSRAGAQVVVEDFLDGPEVSLFVLSDGTSVVPLAPAQDFKRALDGDEGPNTGGMGAYSPLPWAPDGLVDEVVERVAQPVVDEMRRRGTPFAGVLYCGLALTSRGVRVVEFNARFGDPETQVVLARLRTPLGALLQACATGRLSEHLADVGPLRWSRGAAVVVVLAAPGYPASAQTGGALTGAEAGASGQGAWVLHAGTALDADGQLVSAGGRVLSVVGSGADLAAARSAAYERLAAVSLEGGQWRTDIAAAAAEGALTVR, from the coding sequence GTGAAGGTCCTCGTCATCGGCACCGGCGCGCGCGAGCACGCCCTCGCCCGCTCCCTGGCCTCCGACGAGGCCGTCGCCGCGGTGTGGGTGGCCCCCGGCGGCCCCGGACCGGCGGCGGAGCCCGGCGTGCTCGGCTGCCTCCCCGTCGACCCGTGCGACGGCGACGCCGTCACCGCGCTGGCCCAGGAGCTGGGCGTCGACCTCGTCGTCGTCGGTCCCGAGGCGCCGCTGGTGGCCGGCGTCGCAGACGCCGTCCGCGCCGCCGGGATCGCCTGCTTCGGCCCCTCCGCCCACGCCGCGGAGCTCGAGGGCAGCAAGGCCTTCGCCAAGCAGGTGATGGCCGCTGCCGGCGTCCCCACCGCCATGGCCCGGGTCTGCAGCACGGTCGAGGAGGTGGCCGAGGCGCTGGACCTCTTCGGCGCCCCGCACGTGGTCAAGGACGACGGCCTGGCCGCCGGCAAGGGCGTCGTCGTGACGTCCTCGCGCGAGGAGGCCCTCGAGCACGCCGCGGCCTGCCTGTCCCGCGCCGGCGCGCAGGTGGTGGTCGAGGACTTCCTCGACGGTCCCGAGGTCTCGCTGTTCGTGCTGTCCGACGGCACCTCGGTGGTCCCGCTGGCACCCGCCCAGGACTTCAAGCGCGCCCTCGACGGCGACGAGGGCCCCAACACCGGCGGCATGGGGGCCTACTCCCCGCTGCCCTGGGCGCCCGACGGCCTGGTCGACGAGGTCGTCGAGCGCGTCGCCCAGCCCGTCGTCGACGAGATGCGACGCCGCGGCACGCCCTTCGCGGGCGTCCTCTACTGCGGGCTCGCCCTCACCTCCCGCGGGGTGCGGGTGGTGGAGTTCAACGCCCGCTTCGGAGACCCCGAGACGCAGGTCGTGCTCGCGCGCCTGCGCACGCCGCTGGGCGCGCTGCTGCAGGCGTGCGCCACCGGTCGCCTCTCCGAGCACCTCGCCGACGTCGGTCCGCTGCGCTGGTCCCGCGGGGCCGCCGTCGTCGTCGTCCTCGCGGCCCCCGGGTACCCGGCGTCGGCGCAGACCGGCGGTGCGCTGACTGGCGCCGAGGCGGGCGCCTCCGGGCAGGGCGCGTGGGTCCTCCACGCGGGCACCGCGCTGGACGCCGACGGCCAGCTGGTCTCGGCCGGCGGCCGGGTGCTGTCGGTGGTCGGCTCCGGTGCCGACCTGGCCGCCGCGCGGTCCGCCGCCTACGAGCGGCTGGCCGCCGTCTCGCTCGAGGGCGGCCAGTGGCGCACCGACATCGCAGCCGCTGCCGCCGAGGGCGCCCTCACCGTCCGCTGA
- a CDS encoding phosphoribosylaminoimidazolesuccinocarboxamide synthase has translation MSTPETDAASARDLPQELPGWSPLHAGKVRQLYTSQADPSLLLLVVSDRISAYDHVLATPIPDKGALLTALSLWWFEQLDDWGLVRHHVVGAGAEHGVPAQVAGRSMVVRRLDMLPVECIARGYLTGSGLAEYRATGSLAGVELPPGLEDGDRLRAPLFTPTTKAAVGLHDEPINEAGVAALVGAERGAQLKRVTVELYSRGAAVATERGVLLADTKVELGLDPGGDPDDPASLVLGDELLTPDSSRFWPADGWQPGRAQPSFDKQYVRDWLTSPASGWSRTSAEPPPALPDDVVERTRDRYVEAYERLTGRRWQ, from the coding sequence GTGAGCACGCCTGAGACCGACGCCGCGTCCGCGCGCGACCTGCCGCAGGAGCTGCCGGGCTGGAGCCCGCTGCACGCCGGCAAGGTCCGCCAGCTGTACACCTCCCAGGCCGACCCGTCGCTGCTGCTGCTGGTGGTCAGCGACCGGATCAGCGCCTACGACCACGTGCTCGCCACCCCCATCCCCGACAAGGGCGCGCTGCTGACCGCCCTGAGCCTGTGGTGGTTCGAGCAGCTGGACGACTGGGGCCTCGTGCGCCACCACGTGGTGGGCGCCGGTGCCGAGCACGGCGTGCCCGCCCAGGTCGCGGGCCGGTCGATGGTGGTCCGCCGCCTCGACATGCTCCCGGTGGAGTGCATCGCCCGCGGCTACCTCACCGGCTCGGGGCTCGCGGAGTACCGCGCCACCGGGTCGCTGGCCGGCGTGGAGCTGCCGCCGGGCCTGGAGGACGGCGACCGCCTGCGCGCGCCGCTGTTCACCCCCACCACCAAGGCCGCGGTGGGCCTGCACGACGAGCCGATCAACGAGGCCGGGGTCGCGGCCCTGGTCGGCGCGGAGCGCGGGGCGCAGCTCAAGCGGGTCACCGTGGAGCTGTACAGCCGCGGCGCCGCGGTGGCCACCGAGCGCGGCGTGCTGCTGGCCGACACCAAGGTCGAGCTCGGCCTGGACCCTGGCGGCGACCCCGACGACCCGGCCTCGCTCGTCCTCGGCGACGAGCTGCTCACCCCCGACTCCTCCCGCTTCTGGCCCGCGGACGGCTGGCAGCCGGGCCGCGCGCAGCCGAGCTTCGACAAGCAGTACGTGCGCGACTGGCTCACCTCGCCCGCCTCCGGGTGGTCGCGCACCTCGGCCGAGCCGCCGCCGGCCCTCCCCGACGACGTGGTCGAGCGCACCCGCGACCGGTACGTCGAGGCCTACGAGCGGCTCACCGGGCGCCGCTGGCAGTAG
- a CDS encoding dihydrolipoyl dehydrogenase family protein gives MHPSDERTTPAPDVTETDVVVIGGGPVGENVAARAVRGGLSAVVVETELLGGECSYWACMPSKALIRPTQALAAARRLPGAREAVTGPANAAAVLARRDSFTSGWDDGGQVEWAVGADITVVRGHGRVAGEKRVEVTAPDGATTTIAARRAVVVATGSTPSLPPVDGLRGPSPTPHWGSREATSAAEVPASLLVLGAGVVGCELAQAFARLGSRVTLVASSTLLSKNEAKAGELVADAMRDDGVDVRLHAKAAAVSREGDSGPVTLVLADGTSLVADELLVATGRRPAVGDVGLDTVGLPTDAALAVDTTGAATGLDQGEQPWLYGAGDVTGDAPLTHMGKYVARAVGDVIAARAKGQEVADGAWGAHATTAQQRAVTQVTFTDPEVTSVGLTAAAAERAGLRTRVVDLDIAVAGSALHADGYTGWARMVVDEDRRVVVGVTFVGPDTAELIHSATVAVVGEVPLERLWHAVPSYPTISEVWLRLLEAYGL, from the coding sequence CTGCACCCCTCCGACGAGCGGACGACGCCCGCGCCTGACGTCACCGAGACCGACGTCGTCGTCATCGGCGGTGGTCCGGTGGGGGAGAACGTCGCCGCGCGCGCCGTGCGCGGCGGGTTGAGCGCCGTCGTCGTCGAGACCGAGCTGCTGGGCGGTGAGTGCTCCTACTGGGCGTGCATGCCGTCCAAGGCGCTCATCCGCCCCACGCAGGCGCTGGCCGCCGCCCGGCGCCTGCCCGGGGCGCGCGAGGCGGTCACGGGACCCGCGAACGCCGCAGCGGTGCTGGCCCGGCGCGACTCCTTCACCTCCGGGTGGGACGACGGCGGCCAGGTGGAGTGGGCCGTCGGCGCGGACATCACCGTGGTCCGGGGCCACGGCCGCGTCGCGGGTGAGAAGCGCGTGGAGGTCACCGCCCCCGACGGCGCGACGACGACGATCGCCGCCCGCCGCGCCGTCGTCGTCGCCACCGGCTCCACGCCGTCCCTGCCGCCCGTGGACGGGCTGCGCGGGCCGTCGCCGACGCCCCACTGGGGCAGCCGGGAGGCCACCAGCGCCGCCGAGGTGCCCGCGAGCCTGCTGGTGCTCGGCGCCGGTGTGGTGGGCTGCGAGCTCGCGCAGGCGTTCGCGCGGCTCGGGTCGCGGGTGACCCTCGTGGCGTCCTCCACGCTGCTCAGCAAGAACGAGGCGAAGGCCGGCGAGCTGGTGGCGGACGCGATGCGCGATGACGGCGTGGACGTGCGCCTGCACGCGAAGGCCGCGGCGGTCAGCCGCGAAGGGGACTCCGGCCCGGTGACGCTGGTGCTGGCCGACGGGACGTCCCTCGTGGCCGACGAGCTGCTGGTCGCCACCGGCCGCCGTCCGGCGGTGGGCGACGTGGGGCTCGACACCGTGGGGCTGCCCACCGACGCGGCCCTCGCCGTCGACACCACGGGCGCGGCCACGGGCCTGGACCAGGGGGAGCAGCCGTGGCTGTACGGCGCCGGCGACGTCACCGGTGACGCCCCGCTGACGCACATGGGCAAGTACGTCGCGCGCGCCGTCGGTGACGTCATCGCTGCCCGGGCGAAGGGCCAGGAGGTCGCCGACGGCGCGTGGGGCGCCCACGCGACCACCGCCCAGCAGCGCGCGGTCACCCAGGTGACGTTCACCGACCCCGAGGTGACGTCGGTGGGGCTGACCGCTGCGGCGGCCGAGCGCGCCGGTCTGCGCACGCGGGTGGTGGACCTCGACATCGCCGTGGCCGGCTCCGCGCTGCACGCCGACGGGTACACCGGGTGGGCCCGGATGGTGGTCGACGAGGACCGCCGGGTGGTGGTCGGCGTGACCTTCGTGGGACCGGACACCGCCGAGCTGATCCACTCGGCCACCGTCGCGGTGGTCGGCGAGGTGCCGCTGGAGCGCCTGTGGCACGCCGTGCCGAGCTACCCGACGATCAGCGAGGTCTGGCTGCGCCTCCTGGAGGCCTACGGCCTCTGA
- a CDS encoding MBL fold metallo-hydrolase has product MRISHLGHACLLVEAAGTRVLVDPGTFSTGWEELGDLDALLVTHQHPDHVDVEKLPALLEGNDGVLVRAEPETAASLADSRLGADGDVDLAAFHPGEVLQLGALTVRAVGGQHASIHPDVPRVGNAGLVFSAPGEPVLFVPGDAYDTTPEGVDVLALPLNAPWATSAMTVDFLRAVAPSVAAVPVHDALLSATGRKGYLANIGRLCGDVDVRDDGGRGVHEF; this is encoded by the coding sequence ATGCGCATCTCGCACCTCGGACACGCCTGCCTGCTGGTCGAGGCGGCCGGCACGCGCGTGCTGGTCGACCCGGGCACCTTCTCCACCGGCTGGGAGGAGCTCGGCGACCTCGACGCCCTGCTCGTGACGCACCAGCACCCCGACCACGTGGACGTCGAGAAGCTGCCGGCGCTGCTGGAGGGCAACGACGGCGTGCTGGTGCGCGCCGAGCCCGAGACGGCTGCGTCGCTGGCCGACTCCCGCCTCGGGGCGGACGGAGACGTCGACCTGGCGGCGTTCCACCCCGGTGAGGTGCTGCAGCTGGGGGCGCTGACCGTGCGCGCCGTCGGCGGGCAGCACGCGTCCATCCACCCCGACGTGCCCCGCGTGGGCAACGCGGGCCTGGTCTTCAGCGCTCCGGGCGAGCCGGTGCTGTTCGTACCCGGTGACGCCTACGACACCACCCCCGAGGGCGTCGACGTGCTGGCGCTGCCGCTCAACGCGCCGTGGGCGACGTCGGCGATGACCGTCGACTTCCTGCGCGCCGTGGCCCCGTCGGTGGCCGCCGTGCCGGTGCACGACGCCCTGCTGTCGGCGACGGGCCGCAAGGGCTACCTCGCCAACATCGGGCGCCTGTGCGGCGACGTGGACGTCCGCGACGACGGCGGCCGCGGCGTCCACGAGTTCTGA